The following coding sequences lie in one Mesorhizobium sp. NZP2298 genomic window:
- a CDS encoding CBS domain-containing protein yields MQASSIMTSPVIGVEPSASIADAAGLMLSRKISGLPVIRSDGVLVGIVSEGDFLRRSELGTKRKRSRWLEFLVSPGRVAEEYVHANGRRVDEVMSEQVVTTSPESALEDVVELMTRHQVKRIPVVEGGKVIGIVTRSDLLRALLRSLPKGDSTVATDEQIRQKIVAELAAQPWAGTDMIHVRVDKGIAELNGAILDERERQAALVAAENVAGVKSVTDHLYWVEPLSGIVVDPPA; encoded by the coding sequence GTGCAAGCCTCATCGATAATGACTTCCCCCGTCATTGGCGTCGAACCGTCCGCATCGATCGCCGACGCGGCCGGATTGATGCTCTCGCGCAAGATCAGCGGCCTTCCCGTCATCCGCAGCGATGGCGTGCTGGTCGGGATTGTCAGTGAAGGCGATTTTCTGCGCCGCAGCGAGCTGGGCACGAAACGCAAGCGCTCACGCTGGCTGGAGTTTCTCGTCAGCCCAGGACGTGTCGCCGAGGAGTATGTCCATGCCAACGGCCGTCGGGTCGACGAGGTAATGTCCGAACAAGTCGTCACGACATCCCCTGAAAGCGCATTGGAGGACGTCGTCGAACTCATGACGCGCCACCAGGTCAAACGCATTCCGGTGGTCGAGGGCGGAAAAGTTATCGGCATCGTCACACGTTCCGATCTTCTGCGCGCATTGCTTCGCTCTCTTCCAAAGGGCGACTCGACGGTGGCAACCGACGAACAGATTCGTCAGAAGATCGTTGCGGAGCTTGCGGCGCAGCCATGGGCTGGAACAGACATGATCCATGTCAGGGTCGACAAAGGGATTGCCGAGCTGAACGGCGCGATCCTTGACGAGCGCGAGCGTCAGGCCGCGCTTGTCGCGGCAGAAAATGTTGCCGGCGTGAAATCCGTGACCGATCATCTGTACTGGGTCGAGCCTCTGTCCGGCATCGTGGTCGACCCGCCAGCTTAA
- a CDS encoding pyridoxamine 5'-phosphate oxidase family protein — translation MKHKLQQKMIDILARCMDMTIATTRSDGSPQATVVSFAHDGLLLYFGCGASSQKAMNISRDPRVSVALTAPYENWLEIKGLSMAATATEVALPSELTEIGRMMVQRFPQISAVQPSESVPVKLFRVRPTIVSVLDYSLGFGHTDLVKVEADDIAETLDSMRHHWLVGTPASS, via the coding sequence ATGAAACACAAGCTTCAGCAGAAGATGATCGACATCCTGGCGCGTTGCATGGACATGACGATAGCAACGACCCGCTCCGATGGCTCGCCACAGGCGACGGTCGTCTCGTTCGCCCATGATGGTCTGCTGCTTTATTTCGGCTGCGGAGCCAGCTCGCAAAAGGCCATGAATATCTCTCGCGATCCGCGCGTTTCGGTGGCCCTGACCGCACCCTATGAGAACTGGCTGGAGATCAAGGGGTTGTCGATGGCGGCGACCGCGACGGAGGTCGCCTTGCCTTCCGAACTCACGGAAATCGGACGCATGATGGTGCAGCGCTTCCCGCAGATTTCGGCTGTCCAGCCCAGTGAGTCCGTACCTGTGAAGCTGTTCAGAGTACGGCCCACGATCGTCTCTGTGCTCGACTATTCCCTGGGTTTTGGTCACACCGACCTCGTCAAAGTCGAGGCCGATGACATCGCCGAGACCCTGGACAGCATGCGACACCATTGGCTCGTGGGCACTCCCGCCAGCTCTTGA
- a CDS encoding BON domain-containing protein: protein MTDLTLRQNILDELEFEPSIDAAHIGVAVEDGIVTLTGHVSSYWEKTTAENVVKRVKGVKGLAEEIEVRLIGQKGTADDEIAKRAVNAVTWNVSIPRDKVQVKVQDGWITLTGKVEWQYQKNAAAEAVRGLAGVVGIANQIEVTPRASVPDVKKRIEDALKRDAEIEAQAIRVIVLDGKVTLEGKVKAWSERQAAERAAWSSPGVRAVDDRISII, encoded by the coding sequence ATGACGGATTTAACGTTGCGTCAGAACATTCTCGATGAATTGGAATTCGAGCCGAGCATCGACGCTGCACACATCGGCGTCGCCGTGGAAGATGGCATCGTCACCCTTACCGGACATGTTTCTTCCTACTGGGAAAAGACCACCGCCGAAAATGTGGTCAAGCGGGTCAAGGGCGTGAAGGGTCTCGCCGAGGAAATCGAAGTCCGGCTGATTGGCCAGAAGGGGACCGCGGACGACGAGATCGCCAAACGTGCGGTCAATGCGGTCACCTGGAACGTCTCCATCCCGAGGGACAAGGTGCAGGTCAAGGTCCAGGACGGCTGGATCACGCTGACCGGGAAAGTTGAATGGCAGTACCAGAAGAACGCGGCGGCCGAGGCGGTGCGCGGGCTGGCCGGCGTTGTCGGTATTGCCAATCAGATCGAAGTCACCCCTCGTGCCTCGGTGCCCGACGTCAAGAAGCGCATCGAGGACGCGCTGAAACGTGATGCGGAAATCGAAGCCCAGGCGATCCGCGTCATCGTTCTGGATGGCAAGGTTACCCTTGAAGGCAAGGTCAAGGCTTGGTCCGAGCGCCAGGCAGCCGAGCGTGCCGCCTGGTCGTCGCCGGGCGTCCGGGCGGTGGACGATCGGATTTCCATAATCTGA
- a CDS encoding baeRF12 domain-containing protein has product MILANGTIIAVTDGENLRLFRNKSPEPRIDLVELPEPMLHSANTGSGGRHRSSAANPDDSRLREDDFAATVAAYLNREALAEAFQHVVVIADPRTLGELRKHFQPSLKAKLVGELAKDLAKHPAGAIENTLAAA; this is encoded by the coding sequence ATGATTCTGGCTAATGGCACTATCATCGCGGTCACCGACGGCGAGAACCTGCGTCTCTTCCGCAACAAGAGCCCCGAACCCCGGATCGACCTGGTGGAATTGCCCGAACCGATGCTGCATTCGGCTAACACGGGCTCGGGCGGACGGCATCGCAGTTCCGCGGCCAATCCCGATGATTCCCGCCTGCGGGAAGACGACTTTGCCGCCACCGTGGCAGCCTATCTCAATCGCGAAGCGCTGGCGGAAGCGTTCCAGCATGTGGTGGTGATCGCCGATCCGCGCACGCTGGGCGAACTGCGCAAGCACTTTCAGCCTTCGCTGAAAGCAAAGCTGGTGGGCGAGCTGGCCAAGGATCTCGCGAAACATCCCGCCGGGGCGATCGAGAACACGTTGGCGGCGGCTTGA
- a CDS encoding ChaB family protein, producing MFIGHIPAMGVGLAAVRMAMPYATEKDLPPSVRAHLPLHAREIFRAAFNSAWDEYADQGERREETAYRVAWAAVKRLYRKQGKGWVLI from the coding sequence ATGTTCATCGGCCACATCCCAGCCATGGGCGTTGGCTTGGCTGCAGTGAGAATGGCAATGCCCTATGCGACCGAGAAGGATCTTCCACCGTCTGTCAGGGCGCACCTGCCCCTGCATGCGAGGGAGATCTTTCGCGCTGCTTTCAACAGCGCCTGGGACGAATATGCCGACCAAGGCGAAAGGCGTGAAGAGACTGCCTACCGCGTCGCTTGGGCTGCCGTGAAGCGCCTTTATCGAAAGCAAGGCAAAGGCTGGGTGCTCATTTGA
- a CDS encoding universal stress protein, whose protein sequence is MTDTVPLMAMANEAIVVTVDSEPSDRTGAGINDVATFMATHGITARTEVLKADDESDELVDFLSSANADLVVSGAYGHSRIREWVFGGVTRPLLDDSRLCRFMSS, encoded by the coding sequence GTGACCGACACCGTGCCGCTGATGGCGATGGCAAACGAGGCGATCGTGGTCACGGTCGACTCAGAGCCCAGCGACAGGACCGGGGCCGGCATCAACGATGTCGCGACCTTCATGGCAACGCATGGCATCACGGCGCGCACCGAAGTGCTGAAGGCCGATGACGAGAGCGACGAGCTGGTCGACTTCCTGAGCTCCGCCAACGCAGACCTGGTCGTGTCAGGCGCCTACGGGCACAGTCGGATCAGGGAATGGGTATTCGGCGGCGTTACCCGCCCGCTGCTCGACGACAGCCGGCTCTGCCGCTTCATGTCAAGCTGA
- a CDS encoding universal stress protein: MIFNTIMVQLDVDSPAAPRATYALELARRFEATLIGFAAADSYVFVPGDDGGMAAAEIMRERRIEIEDRLKILKEEFLSLVGDDATWREEIGDPTRLLAMHARAADLVVTGTPVSGADHHRVVDIGTFVLSAGRPVLIAADRLVPPDPKNVLVAWKDTREARRAVTDALPFLTGAQDVLVATIEEQNQRDARESVSDVVRFMMRHGIKARSEVLDSDHKDACETIIELAHGMGADLVVAGGYGHSRLREWAFGGMTRSLLRNGSVDRLFSN; the protein is encoded by the coding sequence ATGATCTTCAACACCATCATGGTTCAACTCGACGTCGATTCTCCGGCTGCGCCGCGAGCGACCTATGCGCTGGAGTTGGCGCGGCGCTTCGAAGCTACGCTGATCGGTTTCGCCGCAGCCGATTCATACGTGTTTGTTCCGGGTGACGATGGCGGCATGGCGGCGGCGGAAATCATGCGTGAGCGCCGGATCGAGATCGAGGATCGCCTGAAGATTCTGAAGGAGGAATTCCTGAGCCTCGTCGGAGACGACGCCACATGGCGTGAAGAGATCGGGGACCCGACACGTCTGCTCGCGATGCATGCCCGCGCCGCCGATCTCGTCGTGACGGGAACGCCGGTCTCCGGCGCTGATCACCACCGGGTGGTCGACATCGGAACATTTGTGCTGTCGGCCGGACGGCCTGTGCTGATTGCGGCCGACCGGCTTGTCCCACCCGACCCCAAGAACGTTCTGGTCGCGTGGAAGGATACCCGCGAGGCTCGGCGAGCAGTCACCGATGCATTGCCCTTCCTGACCGGCGCACAAGATGTGCTCGTGGCGACGATCGAAGAACAGAACCAGAGAGATGCGCGCGAAAGTGTCAGCGACGTCGTCCGGTTCATGATGAGGCACGGCATCAAGGCGAGATCGGAAGTCCTGGACTCGGATCATAAGGATGCTTGCGAAACCATCATCGAACTCGCCCATGGCATGGGTGCCGATCTTGTCGTCGCCGGTGGCTACGGTCATAGCCGGCTGCGCGAATGGGCCTTTGGCGGCATGACCCGCTCCCTGCTCAGGAATGGCTCCGTCGACCGCTTGTTCTCGAACTGA
- the groL gene encoding chaperonin GroEL (60 kDa chaperone family; promotes refolding of misfolded polypeptides especially under stressful conditions; forms two stacked rings of heptamers to form a barrel-shaped 14mer; ends can be capped by GroES; misfolded proteins enter the barrel where they are refolded when GroES binds), with product MAHKQVLFRSAAREKILRGATQLADAVRVTLGPRSKSVLIEKKWGAPIVCNDGVTIAKEFDLKDPEENLGARMLRQAAEKTGDMVGDGTSTSTILAHAMFADGVRNVVAGASAIDIKKGLDRATKRAIDTLKQISRPVSTRREKEQVATISAHNDPLIGQLVGEAMEKVGGEGVITVEESKTTETVLDVVEGMQFDRGFLSPYFVTDPEKMEAVLEDALVLIVEKKIASLNDLIKLLEAVAKSGSPLLVIAEEVEGEALATLIVNQIRGTFKNCAVKAPGFGDRRKAMLQDIAILTGGQVISEDLGLKLENVTMEQLGRAKRIVVDKDNTTIIGGSGDAKAIKGRVEQIRREIDNTTSDYDREKLQERLAKLAGGVAVIKVGAPTEAEMKSKKEALDDAISATKAAVAEGIVPGGGLALLRCIATVADEEQHCEGDERTGVQILKRALEAPVRQIAENSAVDGGVVIAKMIEGIGNFGFDAGRKEYVDLVEAGIIDPTKVVRIALENAVSVASVLLLTEATMTEIPEPAKERALEPEMTM from the coding sequence ATGGCTCACAAACAGGTATTGTTTCGTTCAGCAGCGCGCGAAAAGATTCTTCGTGGCGCAACCCAGCTCGCCGACGCCGTACGCGTGACGCTCGGGCCGCGCTCGAAATCGGTTCTGATCGAAAAGAAGTGGGGCGCTCCCATCGTCTGCAATGACGGCGTGACCATCGCGAAGGAATTCGACCTGAAGGACCCCGAGGAGAATCTTGGCGCGCGGATGCTCAGGCAGGCAGCCGAGAAGACCGGGGACATGGTCGGTGACGGCACCAGCACGTCAACCATCCTGGCCCACGCGATGTTCGCCGACGGGGTGCGCAATGTCGTTGCCGGCGCCAGCGCGATCGACATCAAGAAAGGTCTCGATCGTGCAACAAAACGGGCGATCGACACACTCAAGCAGATATCTCGGCCGGTCTCGACCCGTCGCGAAAAGGAACAGGTGGCAACGATCTCCGCGCACAACGATCCCCTCATCGGCCAGTTGGTCGGCGAAGCAATGGAGAAGGTCGGCGGCGAAGGTGTCATCACGGTCGAAGAATCGAAGACCACGGAAACCGTCCTCGACGTCGTCGAAGGCATGCAGTTCGACCGCGGATTCCTGTCGCCCTATTTCGTGACCGATCCGGAGAAGATGGAAGCGGTCCTCGAAGATGCGCTCGTGCTGATCGTCGAAAAGAAGATCGCTTCGCTGAATGATCTTATCAAGCTGCTTGAAGCCGTGGCGAAGTCCGGTTCGCCCTTGCTGGTGATCGCCGAGGAAGTCGAAGGCGAGGCCCTTGCGACGCTCATCGTCAACCAGATCCGGGGCACCTTCAAGAACTGTGCCGTAAAGGCACCTGGCTTCGGCGATCGCCGCAAGGCCATGCTGCAGGACATTGCCATCCTGACCGGCGGCCAGGTCATCTCCGAAGACCTCGGGCTCAAACTGGAAAATGTGACCATGGAGCAGTTGGGGCGCGCGAAGCGCATTGTCGTCGACAAGGACAATACGACGATCATCGGCGGCAGCGGAGATGCAAAGGCGATCAAGGGCCGTGTTGAGCAGATTCGGCGCGAGATCGACAACACGACGAGCGACTATGATCGCGAAAAGCTGCAGGAGCGGCTGGCCAAGCTTGCGGGCGGCGTCGCCGTCATCAAGGTCGGCGCGCCGACAGAGGCCGAGATGAAATCGAAGAAGGAAGCGCTCGACGATGCCATCAGCGCCACGAAGGCCGCGGTCGCCGAAGGTATAGTGCCAGGCGGCGGGCTTGCCCTCTTGCGCTGCATCGCGACCGTGGCTGACGAGGAGCAGCATTGCGAGGGCGACGAGCGGACCGGCGTACAGATCCTCAAGCGCGCGCTGGAAGCACCAGTCAGGCAGATTGCAGAAAATTCAGCAGTCGACGGCGGGGTCGTCATTGCCAAGATGATTGAAGGCATCGGCAATTTCGGCTTCGATGCGGGCCGCAAGGAATACGTCGATCTCGTCGAGGCCGGGATCATCGACCCGACCAAAGTGGTGCGCATCGCTCTGGAAAACGCCGTCTCGGTCGCGAGCGTTCTGCTCTTGACGGAAGCGACCATGACCGAAATTCCGGAACCGGCGAAAGAACGCGCTCTCGAACCAGAGATGACTATGTAA
- a CDS encoding glycosyltransferase family 4 protein, translating to MKIAHVAPLYESVPPRLYGGTERIISYLTEALVALGHDVTLFASGDTKTSARLVPCRERALRLDPRPLKSEIAAHLSMLDEVRKRADDFDVIHFHLSHFLHFPFFRGIPQRTVTTPHGRLDYADLAQAYDRFPRFPMISISRSQRARFASANWLATIHHGLPVDLYEPDFEAGSDGGYLAFLGRMSRDKRPDRAIEIARRTGLKLKLAAKVGDGDRAYFEEVVQPMIDGDRVEYVGEIGEDQKSRFLGNAAALLFPIDWPEPFGLAVIEAMACGTPVMAWSCGAMPEIIDYGVTGFVVETIEDAVATMPALLQLDRRRIRAVFERRFSADRMARDYVAAYSRLNNGHEQSRAS from the coding sequence ATGAAGATTGCCCACGTCGCGCCACTATATGAATCCGTACCTCCAAGGCTCTATGGCGGCACCGAGCGCATCATTTCCTACCTGACCGAGGCTCTCGTCGCCCTCGGCCACGATGTGACGTTGTTCGCCAGTGGCGACACGAAGACCTCCGCCAGGCTCGTGCCATGCCGCGAGCGGGCCCTTCGTCTTGATCCGCGTCCATTGAAATCCGAGATCGCGGCGCATCTATCGATGCTCGACGAGGTGAGGAAACGGGCCGACGATTTCGACGTCATTCATTTCCATCTCAGTCATTTCCTGCATTTCCCGTTCTTCCGAGGGATCCCGCAACGTACAGTGACGACGCCGCATGGCAGGCTGGATTACGCCGACCTCGCACAAGCCTACGACCGGTTCCCGCGGTTTCCGATGATTTCCATATCCCGCAGCCAGCGGGCGCGGTTCGCGTCCGCGAATTGGCTGGCGACGATTCATCACGGATTGCCGGTCGATCTCTACGAACCCGATTTCGAGGCAGGCTCGGATGGCGGCTATCTTGCGTTTCTCGGCAGGATGTCGCGCGACAAGCGACCGGACCGAGCGATCGAAATCGCCCGCCGCACCGGGCTGAAACTCAAACTTGCGGCCAAGGTCGGTGATGGCGATCGCGCTTATTTCGAGGAAGTCGTCCAGCCGATGATCGATGGCGACAGGGTCGAATATGTCGGCGAGATCGGCGAGGATCAGAAGAGCAGATTTCTTGGCAACGCAGCCGCCCTCTTGTTTCCCATTGATTGGCCCGAACCCTTCGGCCTTGCCGTGATCGAGGCCATGGCCTGCGGAACCCCGGTCATGGCCTGGAGTTGCGGCGCCATGCCCGAGATCATCGATTATGGAGTTACCGGCTTCGTCGTCGAAACGATCGAAGATGCTGTCGCCACGATGCCGGCTCTCCTGCAACTCGACAGGCGGCGCATAAGGGCGGTGTTCGAAAGGCGGTTTTCAGCCGACAGGATGGCCAGGGACTACGTCGCGGCTTATTCGCGGCTGAACAACGGCCATGAGCAAAGCAGAGCCTCATAG
- a CDS encoding amylo-alpha-1,6-glucosidase — MTHLDERKLDPAIALASLDETAPREPHRLFALKHGDCFVVADAYGDIRGVGDGFFRDDTRVLSEFRLTVGGRSTSLLGASLSQDNVLFTTNLTNLPIESAAGRQIPQGAIHIERVRLLWEERLYERITLSNYSREHSTILLSLRFAADFRDMFEVRGSTRSRRGTAHTAEIAKSAVVLRYEGLDSVVRTSAISFSQTPDQLTSDQADFVIAVTKRSSQTLYVEVGNETDANPESQRFRAAAARARFGMRAKRRHGATLHSSGRVFNDWMARARADVALLTTELATGPYPYAGIPWFSTAFGRDGVISALQMLWLNPGLARGVLAFLAQHQATETSPFSDSEPGKIMHETRKGEMVALSELPFGRYYGGVDTTPLYIHLACAYADRTGDIAFIDTLWPSLCAAAEWIETASRSTGFLTYQRAAESGLANQGWKDSFDSVFHADGRIPKGPIALVEVQGYVFAAFQGLAKLARLRGETERAENWEIRADAIRQKVERHFWIEELGYYALALDGDGQPCKVRTSNAGHLLYVGLPEPDRARMVADQLLSASFHSGWGLRTLADDAIFFNPMSYHNGSIWPHDTAICAAGLARYGSRDSVVRLMSGTFESAVHFNMRLPELFCGFTRAAGEAPIAYPVACLPQAWSAGSAFMLMQSCLGLQIDGWTGEIHVTRPRLPIGIDNLVIRHLSVGQASVDLTFQRVGDRVGAFLAEPHEGLVPLVVRS; from the coding sequence ATAACCCATCTCGACGAGCGCAAGCTTGATCCTGCCATAGCACTGGCTTCCCTGGACGAAACCGCGCCCAGGGAGCCGCATCGTCTTTTCGCGCTCAAGCATGGCGACTGCTTTGTCGTCGCCGACGCCTATGGCGACATACGCGGGGTCGGCGACGGATTCTTCCGCGACGACACGCGCGTACTTTCCGAATTTCGCCTCACCGTTGGCGGGCGGTCGACGTCGTTGCTTGGCGCGTCGCTCAGCCAGGACAACGTGCTGTTCACCACCAACCTCACCAATCTGCCGATCGAGAGCGCCGCGGGCCGCCAGATACCGCAAGGCGCTATCCACATCGAGCGCGTCCGGCTGCTGTGGGAGGAAAGGCTGTATGAGCGCATAACGCTGTCCAACTACAGCCGGGAGCATTCGACGATCCTGCTGTCGCTGCGTTTTGCTGCTGATTTTCGCGACATGTTCGAGGTTCGCGGCTCGACCCGCTCGAGGCGTGGAACGGCCCATACGGCCGAGATCGCCAAGAGCGCGGTCGTGCTCCGCTACGAAGGCCTGGACAGCGTGGTGCGGACATCGGCGATTTCGTTTTCGCAGACGCCCGATCAACTGACCTCCGACCAGGCGGATTTTGTCATCGCCGTCACCAAGCGCAGCAGCCAGACGCTTTACGTGGAAGTGGGCAACGAGACGGATGCTAACCCCGAAAGCCAGCGATTTCGCGCTGCTGCCGCCCGTGCTCGTTTCGGCATGCGCGCCAAACGTCGACATGGCGCGACGCTGCACAGTTCGGGCCGCGTTTTCAATGACTGGATGGCGCGGGCTCGCGCCGATGTCGCGCTGCTCACCACGGAACTGGCTACCGGACCTTATCCCTATGCCGGCATTCCCTGGTTCTCCACCGCCTTTGGCCGCGATGGCGTGATTTCAGCCTTGCAGATGCTTTGGCTCAATCCTGGTCTGGCGCGCGGCGTCCTGGCGTTTCTCGCCCAGCACCAGGCGACCGAGACCTCTCCCTTCAGCGATTCCGAACCCGGCAAGATCATGCACGAGACGCGCAAGGGTGAGATGGTGGCGCTGAGCGAACTGCCGTTCGGGCGCTATTATGGCGGTGTCGACACGACGCCGCTCTATATCCATCTTGCCTGCGCCTATGCGGACCGCACGGGGGACATAGCCTTCATAGATACGCTGTGGCCCTCGCTGTGCGCCGCGGCCGAGTGGATCGAAACAGCGAGCCGCTCGACGGGTTTCCTCACCTATCAGCGCGCTGCGGAATCCGGCCTTGCCAACCAGGGATGGAAGGACAGTTTCGATTCCGTCTTTCACGCCGATGGCCGCATTCCGAAGGGACCGATCGCGCTGGTCGAGGTACAGGGCTACGTCTTTGCGGCATTCCAGGGGTTGGCGAAACTGGCACGGTTGCGCGGTGAGACGGAGCGGGCGGAAAACTGGGAAATACGCGCCGACGCCATTCGGCAAAAAGTCGAGCGCCATTTCTGGATCGAGGAGCTTGGCTACTATGCGCTGGCGCTGGATGGCGACGGCCAACCCTGCAAGGTGCGCACATCCAATGCCGGTCACCTGCTCTATGTCGGCCTTCCCGAACCGGACCGCGCGCGCATGGTCGCCGACCAGCTGCTATCGGCCTCGTTCCATTCCGGCTGGGGACTGCGAACGCTGGCGGACGACGCGATCTTCTTCAATCCGATGTCCTATCACAACGGATCCATCTGGCCGCACGACACGGCGATCTGCGCGGCCGGACTGGCGCGATACGGCAGCCGCGACAGCGTGGTGCGGCTGATGAGCGGCACTTTCGAATCCGCCGTTCACTTCAACATGCGGCTGCCGGAACTCTTTTGCGGCTTCACGCGCGCGGCCGGCGAGGCACCGATTGCCTATCCGGTGGCTTGCCTGCCGCAAGCCTGGTCCGCCGGCTCCGCTTTCATGCTCATGCAATCGTGCCTCGGCCTTCAGATCGATGGCTGGACAGGCGAGATCCATGTAACCCGGCCGCGCCTGCCGATCGGCATCGACAACCTCGTCATTCGCCATCTTTCGGTAGGGCAGGCGTCGGTGGATCTGACATTCCAGCGCGTGGGGGACCGTGTCGGAGCCTTCCTTGCCGAACCTCATGAGGGGCTGGTGCCGCTCGTGGTCAGGAGCTGA
- a CDS encoding alpha,alpha-trehalose-phosphate synthase (UDP-forming): MPDNSLYLAVPVFALWLFILAAVVVLAVVLVTMKVRARKGNRIAAADVEPARSSLPEFEKNGQSAAAALVQWSPETLRHILATELPDAQVIVVSNREPYIHNREGDDIQLVVPASGLVSALEPITRACAGTWIAYGGGSADALVVDKNDRIEVPPDNPSYTLRRVWLSEEEQQGYYLGFANEGLWPLCHIAFTRPIFRASDWEAYEAVNRKFADTVVAEARNERPIVLVQDYHFALLPRMVRERLPEAIIITFWHIPWPNSEVFSICPWREKILEGLLGSSIVGFHTQFHCNNFIDSVDRFLESRIEREDSAISYGGQISLVHAYPISIEWPPAQLAKLPDVAQCRLRVRERFGLTENVKLCVGVERLDYTKGILDRFNALDELLTLHPEWIGKVAFLQIAAPSRGTLPAYQQLYEECLRHAEDINQRHGREGYTPVLMVTEHHSQDQVYEIYRAADVCTVTSLHDGMNLVAKEFVAAREDEQGVLLLSMFAGASKELLEALIVNPYDAAMMGDALLQALTMSEDEQLQRMRRMREIVRDNNVYRWAGSMLLDAARLRKRDAVDRAVGVAPAPPGNVISLLDRRRVAAL, from the coding sequence ATGCCCGACAACAGTTTGTACCTGGCCGTTCCCGTATTCGCCTTGTGGCTCTTCATTCTTGCAGCTGTCGTCGTCCTGGCTGTTGTATTGGTGACGATGAAAGTGCGGGCGCGCAAGGGTAACAGGATTGCCGCCGCGGACGTTGAACCCGCTCGCAGCTCTTTGCCGGAATTTGAGAAAAATGGGCAGTCGGCGGCCGCGGCACTGGTGCAGTGGTCGCCCGAAACGCTGCGTCATATCCTGGCAACCGAACTTCCCGATGCCCAGGTGATCGTCGTCTCGAATCGCGAGCCATATATCCACAACCGCGAGGGCGACGACATCCAACTGGTCGTACCCGCCAGCGGCCTGGTCTCCGCCCTGGAACCGATCACGCGGGCCTGTGCAGGCACCTGGATCGCCTATGGCGGCGGTTCAGCCGACGCGCTTGTGGTCGACAAGAACGACCGGATCGAGGTGCCGCCCGACAATCCTTCCTACACGCTGCGCCGTGTCTGGCTGAGCGAGGAAGAACAGCAAGGCTATTATCTCGGCTTTGCCAATGAAGGTCTCTGGCCGCTGTGCCATATAGCGTTCACCCGGCCGATATTCCGTGCCTCGGATTGGGAAGCCTATGAGGCGGTCAACCGCAAGTTCGCCGACACCGTCGTCGCGGAGGCCCGTAACGAGCGGCCGATCGTGCTGGTCCAGGACTACCACTTCGCGTTGCTGCCGCGGATGGTCCGGGAACGCCTGCCCGAGGCGATCATCATCACCTTCTGGCATATTCCGTGGCCCAATTCGGAGGTGTTCAGCATCTGCCCGTGGCGCGAGAAGATCCTCGAGGGGCTGCTTGGCAGTTCGATCGTTGGTTTTCACACCCAGTTTCATTGCAACAACTTCATCGACAGCGTCGACCGCTTCCTGGAGAGCAGGATCGAGCGCGAGGACTCGGCCATCTCCTATGGCGGCCAGATCAGCCTGGTTCATGCCTATCCGATTTCAATCGAATGGCCGCCGGCGCAACTGGCCAAACTGCCTGACGTGGCGCAATGCCGCCTGCGTGTCCGTGAGAGATTCGGTCTGACTGAGAATGTCAAACTGTGCGTTGGCGTCGAACGTCTCGACTATACAAAGGGTATCCTCGATCGCTTCAATGCGCTCGATGAACTGCTGACGCTTCATCCGGAATGGATCGGCAAGGTGGCGTTCCTGCAGATCGCGGCGCCCAGCCGCGGCACTCTTCCCGCCTATCAACAATTGTATGAGGAATGCCTGCGCCATGCCGAGGATATCAACCAGCGCCATGGTCGCGAAGGCTACACGCCCGTTCTGATGGTGACGGAGCATCACTCGCAAGACCAAGTCTACGAGATCTACCGTGCGGCCGATGTCTGCACAGTGACCAGCCTGCATGACGGCATGAACCTGGTCGCCAAGGAGTTTGTTGCGGCGCGTGAGGATGAACAAGGTGTGCTGCTGCTCAGCATGTTCGCCGGCGCCTCCAAGGAACTGCTGGAGGCGCTGATCGTCAATCCCTATGACGCGGCGATGATGGGCGACGCCTTGCTGCAGGCCCTGACCATGTCCGAGGACGAGCAACTCCAGCGCATGCGACGCATGCGCGAGATCGTGCGCGACAACAATGTCTATCGGTGGGCGGGCAGCATGCTTCTCGATGCCGCGCGCCTACGCAAGCGTGATGCGGTCGATCGTGCCGTCGGCGTCGCTCCGGCGCCCCCTGGCAATGTGATATCGCTGCTTGATCGCAGACGTGTGGCGGCGCTGTGA